A part of Gemmatimonas groenlandica genomic DNA contains:
- a CDS encoding L7Ae/L30e/S12e/Gadd45 family ribosomal protein has translation MSDEPREVPTLDDAVRRKVLGLIGLGARGRLIVVGAERVAIEAGKGKVVLAVVASDVSRHSLEKVVPVLRARRIETLEWPSAAELGGAVGRDTTAAIGIVDQALARGIRSAVAGATPAGDATRVSR, from the coding sequence GTGAGTGATGAACCCCGCGAAGTGCCGACGCTCGACGATGCCGTACGCCGAAAGGTACTCGGACTGATCGGGCTCGGCGCGCGCGGCCGGCTCATCGTGGTGGGCGCCGAACGCGTCGCCATTGAAGCAGGAAAGGGGAAAGTGGTGCTGGCGGTGGTCGCGAGCGATGTCTCGCGGCATTCGCTGGAGAAGGTCGTGCCGGTCCTTCGGGCCCGTCGCATCGAAACGTTGGAGTGGCCGAGTGCGGCCGAGCTGGGCGGTGCTGTCGGGCGGGATACGACAGCGGCGATCGGGATAGTAGATCAAGCGCTGGCGCGCGGTATCCGTAGCGCCGTGGCCGGGGCAACCCCGGCAGGCGACGCGACGCGCGTTTCGCGTTAG
- the nusA gene encoding transcription termination factor NusA — translation MAGSAEILAAFRELSNLKQITREELHGLLQDGIHAALAKKHGANVQAEVEINEEKGAIRIVLLKTVVEEVTDAAREVPLEEARFMDPEFQIGDVMEIEVDFNEFGRTAVQAAKQRIVQRVREGERTRIRDEFAGRVGDLLSGEVQQIERGKLVVMLNKFREAEAIIPYREQNHREHYHQGEPVRAVLKRVEDTPKGPRLILSRSDALFVQALFKLEVPEIQQGIVEIKAAAREVGSRTKIAVTSRDDAVDPVGACVGLKGSRVQAVVNELGGERIDIVPWSPDPERFAKLALAPARVARVFSDAMSRTIQAVVDEDQLSLAIGRNGQNVRLASELTGWKIDLYSSREWMEKGGEAPLFAPLPEEEEADVPLNEIEGLEIGTVAVLAEAGLTTLNDILDLDRDDLLRLPGIAPEEADRIMAIIDELTTEDEGEAGSSSE, via the coding sequence ATGGCCGGATCAGCGGAAATTCTCGCAGCATTCCGTGAACTGTCGAATCTGAAGCAGATCACGCGCGAGGAGCTGCACGGGCTTCTCCAGGACGGCATTCATGCCGCTCTGGCTAAGAAGCACGGGGCCAACGTGCAGGCAGAAGTCGAGATCAACGAGGAGAAGGGCGCTATCCGCATCGTGCTGCTCAAGACGGTGGTGGAAGAAGTGACCGACGCCGCTCGTGAAGTCCCGCTTGAAGAGGCACGGTTCATGGACCCCGAGTTCCAGATCGGGGACGTGATGGAAATCGAGGTCGACTTCAATGAATTCGGCCGCACCGCCGTGCAAGCCGCCAAACAGCGCATCGTGCAGCGTGTACGCGAAGGTGAGCGTACGCGTATCCGCGATGAGTTCGCCGGCCGCGTCGGAGATCTCCTCTCCGGTGAAGTGCAACAGATCGAGCGCGGCAAGCTCGTCGTCATGCTCAACAAGTTCCGCGAAGCGGAAGCGATCATTCCGTATCGCGAGCAGAACCATCGCGAGCACTACCATCAGGGTGAGCCCGTCAGAGCGGTCCTCAAGCGAGTCGAAGACACGCCGAAGGGTCCGCGTCTGATTCTGAGCCGCTCTGATGCGCTGTTCGTGCAGGCGCTCTTCAAGCTCGAGGTGCCCGAGATTCAGCAGGGCATCGTGGAAATCAAGGCGGCCGCGCGTGAAGTCGGCAGCCGTACCAAGATTGCCGTCACCTCCCGTGATGACGCAGTCGATCCGGTCGGCGCGTGCGTCGGCCTCAAGGGATCGCGCGTCCAGGCGGTCGTCAACGAACTGGGCGGCGAGCGCATCGACATTGTGCCCTGGTCGCCCGATCCGGAACGCTTTGCCAAGCTGGCGCTCGCGCCGGCCCGTGTGGCACGCGTGTTCAGTGACGCGATGTCGCGGACGATTCAGGCGGTCGTGGACGAAGACCAGCTGTCGCTGGCGATCGGCCGCAACGGCCAGAACGTGCGTCTCGCCTCTGAACTCACGGGATGGAAGATCGATCTGTACTCGAGCCGTGAGTGGATGGAGAAGGGCGGAGAAGCGCCGCTGTTCGCACCGCTCCCCGAGGAAGAAGAAGCAGATGTGCCGCTGAACGAGATCGAAGGGCTCGAAATCGGAACGGTCGCCGTCCTGGCAGAAGCTGGCCTGACGACGCTCAACGACATTCTCGATCTCGATCGCGATGATCTCCTGCGTTTGCCTGGTATCGCTCCCGAAGAGGCCGATCGGATCATGGCCATCATCGACGAGCTCACCACGGAAGACGAAGGCGAAGCTGGGAGTTCTAGCGAGTGA